CTGGGTTATTTTTAGCTATGCAATATCCATCAGAAGTTCCAGGTGTACCAACTTCAGAATTTATTAAATCAGCTATCAATGCACAACGTGAAGATAGTATCCCGCTAATGCAATACATTAAAAAATTAGATAAAACAATGGTATTTTTAGACATGGATTTAAAAATGTCTCAACGTTATGTAAATGATGGATTCTCAGGTGGAGAAAAGAAACGTAATGAAATTTTACAAATGATGATGTTAGAACCAAAATTTGCTATACTAGATGAAATTGACTCTGGTTTAGATATCGATGCTTTAAAAGTAGTGTCAAAAGGTGTTAACAAAATGCGTGGAGAAAACTTTGGTTGCTTAATAATCACTCACTACCAAAGATTATTAGATTACATTGAGCCAGATTTCGTTCACGTATTAATGGACGGAAAAATCGTAAAATCAGGTGGACCTGAATTAGCGCTTCGCTTAGAAAAAGAAGGTTATGATTGGTTAAAAGAAGAGGTTTAATATGGAAAATAATAAATTAAAACTAAGTATTAAAACTTTACAAAGTATTTTTTCTAATACTAATGAACCAACATGGTTTTTAAATACTAGAAAATTAGCTTTATATAAAAGTTATACACTATCTTTTCCAAAACTAGAGTCTATGGAGTTAGAAAGATGGAACTTATTTAATGTTGATTTTTCAACTCTAAGATTAGAAAATGAAGGAAATATAGATATAACTAAATATGGAATTAATAATGATGATTTTGCTGTAGTGCAAAAAAATAATACTATTGTTCATATTAATATTCCTGAAAAATATGCAGATAAAGTAGTAATTAAAGATATTTTTTCAGCTATGAATGATGATCACATTAAAGACAGCTTTATGAGTGTAGTCGATTATGCA
This is a stretch of genomic DNA from Gemella haemolysans. It encodes these proteins:
- the sufC gene encoding Fe-S cluster assembly ATPase SufC; its protein translation is MSVLDIKNLEVSINEKQILKGLNLEIKSGEIHAVMGPNGAGKSTLASAIMGHPKYEVDGGSILLDGEEVLEMEVDERARAGLFLAMQYPSEVPGVPTSEFIKSAINAQREDSIPLMQYIKKLDKTMVFLDMDLKMSQRYVNDGFSGGEKKRNEILQMMMLEPKFAILDEIDSGLDIDALKVVSKGVNKMRGENFGCLIITHYQRLLDYIEPDFVHVLMDGKIVKSGGPELALRLEKEGYDWLKEEV